The sequence TCCTGCCAGGCCCAAACGAGGCAGTACGCCAGCGCCATGATCCGGCGCATCCCGGCCGATGCGTGTACGACGGCGACATCCTGTCGATAGGGCATGCGGAGGGTCGGCATGTCCCGGGCATCGTCGAGGCTGATCCGTGTGAGGTCGCCCGGCGCCAGCGTCTCACCACCGGACGGAGACATCCTCTTCAACAGTCGCTTCAGGTGTTCGAACGCGGCCCCATTCTCTTTCTGCCAGCCCGCCCAGTCGCGAATCAATCCGTTGCAAACCCAGGTTCCGTTGTCTCCCGGCAACCCGTCCCAAACCTCGGCAGGATCGAAGACATAGGCCGGACGGCGGTCCTGCACGTCTACGCCCCCCCGACTGCGCCAGTAATTGCGACTCGGATCCCAGATGGCGAAGCTGCCGTCCGACATCGCGTAGAGCACGAGCCCCGGATTGGTCGGACGGCCAGCACGACCCGTCCAGGACTGGTCTCGACGCGAGTAGCTGCTTTCGTAGTCTTCGCTCGTCGTCTTCCCGGTGAAGGAGAACCCGATGATCGCCGTACCCGAACCCGCCGGCCGGGCCGCCTTCCCCGTGGTCAACTTCGCGTTGATCTCCGCCGGCCATTTTCGGGTCAGGGTCCACCAGGCGATGTCGAGCAGGAAACTCTTCCCCAACCCGTTGTCGCCGGTCAGCAGGTTGAGGCGCCGACCGAAATCGAGATCCATCGACGGCGCCGGGCCGACGTTGGTCAATCGCAGGCTCTTGAGCATCGTATCGAGCGAGTCGGACGAACGAGAACCGCGCGTGACTCCCGGCTGCCGGCCGTTGGCGCAAACCGGCCACCGGCGAATCGTGATGTTCTCCACCGGGTGCGCCCGCCGGCTCCAAGTGACGTCGATCAGGCATTATAGAGGGCAGCCCGTCGCTGACGCCGCGCATCCCGTCGAGGACAGTGCGGGTCGATGCGGCGCCGCGCTGAACGCCATGAACCTGCACCTCGCCGTGCTCCTCGTCTACGCCGCGATCCTCATGGGCGTCGGCCTGTGGATCGGCCGGCGCGTGCGAAGCTCGACCGACTTCTTCGTCGCCGGGCGCCGGCTCGGTCCCTCGCTGCTCTTCTCCACCATGCTCGCCGCCAACATCGGAGCCGGCTCGACGGTGGCCGCGGCGGGGCTCGGCTACGCCGACGGCCTGAGCGCCTGGTGGTGGGTGGGATCGGCGGGACTGGGATCGATCGTGCTGGCCTTCTGGATCGGCCCGCGTATCCGGCGCATCGCGGCGGATCAGGGACTGCACACGCTGGGCGACTATCTCGAGTACCGCTTCGGCGAACACGTACGAGCAACGATCACCGTGCTCTTGTGGATGGGAACCCTGGCCATCCTGGCCGCGCAGATCATCGGCATCGGCTGGATCCTGAACGTGGTGGTGGGTCTTCCGCCGTGGCTCGGCTGCCTCATCGGCGGCGGCGTCGTCATCGTCTACTTCACGGCCGGCGGGCTCCTGACCGCCGCGTGGGTCAACGCCGTGCAGCTCGTGGTGCTGCTGGCCGGCTTCCTGGTGGCGCTGCCGCTCACCGTCGCGAGCGCGGGGGGCTGGGGTGCCATCCAGACCGCGACGCACGCGGTCGACGACTACTGGAACGTCTGGCAGGGCGGGAGCTCGGGCTGGTTCTACCTGGCGATGCTCGGTCCCGCCTTCATCATCTCGCCGGGGCTGCTCCAGAAGACGTACGGCGCCCGCGACGATCGGACCGTGCGGCTGGGAGTCGGGCTGAACGCCGCCGTGCTGCTGGTCTTCGCCGCCCTCCCGCCGTTGCTGGGGATGATCGCCCGGGCGGTCGAGCCGGGGCTGGACAACCCCGAGCTGGCGCTGCCGACGCTGTTGATGCAGGCCCTGCCGCCGGCGGTGGGCGCGCTCGGCTTGGCCGCGATCTTCTCGGCCGAGGTCAGCTCTTCCGACGCCATCCTGTTCATGCTGGCCACGTCGCTCTCGCAAGACCTCTACCGGCGCTACGTCGACCCCGACGCGAGCGACGGGCAGGTCCTGAAGGTGGCGCGCCGCGCGGCCGTGGCGGGGGGGATTCTCGGCACGGGGCTCGCCGTCGGCGCAGCCTCGATGGTGAGCGTGCTGGGGCTGTTCTACAACCTGCTGACGGTCAGTCTCTTCGTGCCCGTGCTCGGCGGACTGTACACGCGGCGCGTGGGACCGGCGGAAGCGATGGGCGCCATCGCCGGCGGCGTCGGGACCTACGTGGCGGTGGAGGTGCTCGCCATGGGCGAGCCCGTGCTCGGAATGACGCCGGCGATGATCGGTCTGCTGGGCGCCCTGGCCGGCTGCGGCCTGACCGCGGGAGCCCGGAGCGGCGCACCGCGACGATAGTCACGAACGCCCGGGCACCCGACCCTCCCCCCAACCGGCATCCGCAATCCGCCGGACCGCCCGCCGCACCGCCGCCGGCACCGTCTGCTCCGCGATGTCGCCCGCCGCACCGTAGCGTTCGAGGCGGCCGACCTCGGCGACGAGGCGGGACGCGAAGGCGGCCGGCGCACGATCCATCGACCGCAGCAGATCGGTCTCCGGTGGACAGCACCGCACGCGGACGCCGGGCGCCTGGCGCGCGAACGTGGCCGCACAGCGGCGCATCACGAACGGCTTCGCCACGAGCAGCGCAGAACCGGCCGCGACCCCCCGGCGGCCGAGCGCGGCCAGCCCGTACAGCACGTTCTCGAGCGTGTTGCCCGCCTCGGTCTCCGCGACGATGGCCGCGGAAGGGACGCCGCGGCGCAGGAGCCTGTCCCTGAAGACCAGTGCTTCCGGCTGGTCGAAGACATTTCGGGTCATCCGGCCGTAGCGACCGCTGACCAGCACGAACGGCGCATGCCCCGCCTGGTAGAGGCGGGCCGCGTGATCCGGTACGGCGAGAGCCTGGCTGCCGAAGACGAAGATGACGTCCGCGCGCGCCGGCCGCTCGGCCACTGTCAGATAGTCCCAGACGGGAGCGACCAGCCGCGCGAAACCGGCTGGAGGTAGAGATGTCGCATCTGCCGCCGGGTCGCTCATGCGATGCTATGATGAACGGTCAAATGCTCCACGGGAAGCGGCCTCCGACCGACCTTGCCACGCTCGCTCTGGCCGGCGCCGGTCTGGCCCTCGTGATCGGACTGCTTCCGCTCACTGCCCAGGAGCCGGCCGCGGGGCTCACGCTGATCACCGAGGAGGGGCGGCGGTCGCTCGACACGGTCCGCGTGCGGGACAGCGAAGCGATCGCCCTCGACGATCTCTCCGCCCTGTTCCGACTCGATGTCGGGGAGGAGACCGGGGGCCGAACAATCACCGTCGACGCCGCCGGGGGAACGGTGGTCCTCACCGCCGAGCAGGCGCTCGCAACGGTCGACGGACGGCTGGTGTCGCTGGACGGCCCCGTGCATCGATTCGCGGGACGCTGGTTCGTCCCGCTCGACTTCGTCGGCCGGGCGCTCGCGCCCATCCACGACCAGCCGCTCGAGCTCCGCCGGCGTTCCCGACTGCTGCTCGTCGGCGCGGTGCGTGTGCCCCGCGTCTCGGCGCAGTACCGGCCGCGGGCGCAATCCGGCCGGCTGCGGCTGCAGATCACTCCCAACACCGCCCACGAGGTGACGGAAGAGCGCGGGCGCCTGCTGATTCGTTTCGACGCCGACGCGATAGACGTCGTTCGTTTCGCGGAGCCGCGGGGCGAGGCCGTTCGCGCCATCGAGCTGCTCGACGCGCTGCCGGGATTCGCCATCGAACCGGGTCCGGCCTACGCCTCGCATCGAATCGTGAGCGGCGAGTCGGGCAACTCGACCGAGCTCGTGGTCGACCTCGAAGAGGCGGCCCCCGCGGTGGCGGCGGCGAGTCCGGCGGCACCGGCAAGCTCGGCCCCGGACCCCGGCCTCGGCGATGCGGATCCGCTTCCCGATTTCAGCGCCCCGTCGGAGATTCGCACGATCGTGATCGATCCGGGCCACGGCGGCGCCGACGGGGGAGCGCAGGGGCCGGAGGGTACGCTCGAGAAGGACGTTACGCTCAGCGTCGCGCAGCGGCTGCGCACCCTGCTCGAGCGGCGCCTGGGCGTCCGCGTCATCCTGACCCGCACCGGCGACACCCTCGTCGCGCTCGACCGGCGCGCCGCGCTCGCCAACAACGACCGGGCCGACCTGCTGATCAGTCTGCACGCCAACTCGGCGCTGCGCGACGTCGCGACGGGAGCGGAGGTGTACTACCTCGGCATCGACGAGTACGGGGCCGAGGCGCGCGAGCTGGCCAACCGCGATGGACGCTACCTGCCGGTGTCGGGCGGCGGCTTCCGGGAGATCGACGTGATTCCGTGGGAGCTGGCCCAAGTGCGCCATCTCGCGCCCTCCGCGGATCTGGCGGAATTCGTCGGCGACGAGTTGCGCCTGCGGGTTCCGATGAGTCCCCGGCCTGTCCAGCAGGCCCCCTTTCGGGTCCTCGTCGGGGCGAACATGCCCGCCATCCTCGTCGAGATGGGGTTCATCTCGAACCCGGAGCAGGAACGCGAGATGGGGCAGCCCGGATTCCAGACGCGGGTGGCCGAGGCGATCGTGGCCGGGGTCGTTCGTTTCCGGGACTACCTGGCGACATACCCCTATGCGCCGGACGAAGAGACCGCCGCCGACCCCGGCGACGCCGCGCCGGCCGGTGCCGCCCAGGACCCGCAGCAGCGCGACTAGGAGTCTGCGCCGCAGAACGCAGCAACGCCGACACCGATGAAATCGTCGAGCCCGGAGGGGCAGCGCCCGACGCGCGGAGGCTTTCGGCGCTCGTACCGGATCGCCGGTACCGTGCTGCTGGCCCTGGCCATCGGCGCGGCGACACTGACGCTGGTTCTGGTCGAGCGCTGGGAATCCGCGGCCGGCGGATCATCGGAGCTGGACGGTACGGGAGGGCCGGGAGGCGCCGGCTCCCCGTTCACGGCGACCATGTACTACGTGGCAGGCAACGGCCTGGGCCTGGTCCGCCGAGAGATCGATGTGCCGTACTCGGCCGATCCTCTCCTGCGGGCCCGCATCATCGTGGAACGGCAGCTCGAGAGGCCGCCGCGCCGACTCCTGTCCGCGTTTCCGACGGGAACGCGGCTGCGCGCGGTGTACCTGGCCGACGACGGCAACCTGTTCGTCGACCTGAGCGGCGAGGTGACGACGGAGCATTCGGGCGGCTCGCTCGACGAGCTGCTCACCGTCTACGCCCTCGTCAACGCCGTCACGACCAACGTCCACGAAGTCGCGGCGGTACAGATACTGGTGGATGGCCGCGAGGTGGACACGCTCGCGGGCCATATCGACCTGCGCCAGCCGCTCACCCCGAACCTGACGTGGGTCGTCGACCTTCCTCCTCCGCCCGACGACGAACCGGCGGCGGCCGATGACGGCAACCAACCGCCGGACGAATCGGCTGGCGAGGACGAACCGGGCTCATCGGAACCCGCTCCCGCGGTTCCCTAGCCGGATACCCCGACATCGGGCTGCTAGACTTCCCCATGGCCACGCCGAGCGCCCTGACCGACGCACCCCGTTTCGACGGCCGCCGAGCGGCCGAACTGCGCGAGACCCGCATCACGCCCCACTACGTCGTGCACGCGGAAGGCTCCGTGCTCATCGAGGCCGGCCTTACGCGCGTAATCTGCACCGCGAGCGTCGAAGACCGCGTGCCGCCGTTCCTGCGCGGCAAGGGTACGGGCTGGGTGACGGGCGAGTACGGCATGCTCCCCCGGTCGACCTCGACGCGCTCCACCCGCGAGTCCTCGGCAGGCCGGGTCGGCGGCCGCACGCAGGAGATCCAGCGGCTGATCGGGCGCTCGTTGCGCGCGGTCACCCGGCTCGACGAGCTGGGCGAACGCACCGTCTGGGTCGACTGCGACGTGATCCAGGCGGACGGGGGCACGCGCACCGCCTCCATCACCGGCGGCTTCGTGGCCCTGGCCCTGGCCCTGCAGAAGCTCCGCGAGACCGGCAAGATCGCACGGTTGCCGATCTCGGACTACGTGGCGGCCACCA is a genomic window of Acidobacteriota bacterium containing:
- a CDS encoding sodium:solute symporter family protein, yielding MTPGCRPLAQTGHRRIVMFSTGCARRLQVTSIRHYRGQPVADAAHPVEDSAGRCGAALNAMNLHLAVLLVYAAILMGVGLWIGRRVRSSTDFFVAGRRLGPSLLFSTMLAANIGAGSTVAAAGLGYADGLSAWWWVGSAGLGSIVLAFWIGPRIRRIAADQGLHTLGDYLEYRFGEHVRATITVLLWMGTLAILAAQIIGIGWILNVVVGLPPWLGCLIGGGVVIVYFTAGGLLTAAWVNAVQLVVLLAGFLVALPLTVASAGGWGAIQTATHAVDDYWNVWQGGSSGWFYLAMLGPAFIISPGLLQKTYGARDDRTVRLGVGLNAAVLLVFAALPPLLGMIARAVEPGLDNPELALPTLLMQALPPAVGALGLAAIFSAEVSSSDAILFMLATSLSQDLYRRYVDPDASDGQVLKVARRAAVAGGILGTGLAVGAASMVSVLGLFYNLLTVSLFVPVLGGLYTRRVGPAEAMGAIAGGVGTYVAVEVLAMGEPVLGMTPAMIGLLGALAGCGLTAGARSGAPRR
- a CDS encoding GerMN domain-containing protein — its product is MKSSSPEGQRPTRGGFRRSYRIAGTVLLALAIGAATLTLVLVERWESAAGGSSELDGTGGPGGAGSPFTATMYYVAGNGLGLVRREIDVPYSADPLLRARIIVERQLERPPRRLLSAFPTGTRLRAVYLADDGNLFVDLSGEVTTEHSGGSLDELLTVYALVNAVTTNVHEVAAVQILVDGREVDTLAGHIDLRQPLTPNLTWVVDLPPPPDDEPAAADDGNQPPDESAGEDEPGSSEPAPAVP
- a CDS encoding ribonuclease PH; translated protein: MATPSALTDAPRFDGRRAAELRETRITPHYVVHAEGSVLIEAGLTRVICTASVEDRVPPFLRGKGTGWVTGEYGMLPRSTSTRSTRESSAGRVGGRTQEIQRLIGRSLRAVTRLDELGERTVWVDCDVIQADGGTRTASITGGFVALALALQKLRETGKIARLPISDYVAATSVGIVDGRPLADLAYAEDSRAEVDMNVVKTGDGRFIEVQGTAEGEPFDRHALDALLELAGDAIERLVTMQREIVGGSLSSDAG
- a CDS encoding YdcF family protein; its protein translation is MSDPAADATSLPPAGFARLVAPVWDYLTVAERPARADVIFVFGSQALAVPDHAARLYQAGHAPFVLVSGRYGRMTRNVFDQPEALVFRDRLLRRGVPSAAIVAETEAGNTLENVLYGLAALGRRGVAAGSALLVAKPFVMRRCAATFARQAPGVRVRCCPPETDLLRSMDRAPAAFASRLVAEVGRLERYGAAGDIAEQTVPAAVRRAVRRIADAGWGEGRVPGRS
- a CDS encoding AAA family ATPase; its protein translation is MLKSLRLTNVGPAPSMDLDFGRRLNLLTGDNGLGKSFLLDIAWWTLTRKWPAEINAKLTTGKAARPAGSGTAIIGFSFTGKTTSEDYESSYSRRDQSWTGRAGRPTNPGLVLYAMSDGSFAIWDPSRNYWRSRGGVDVQDRRPAYVFDPAEVWDGLPGDNGTWVCNGLIRDWAGWQKENGAAFEHLKRLLKRMSPSGGETLAPGDLTRISLDDARDMPTLRMPYRQDVAVVHASAGMRRIMALAYCLVWAWQEHKHAAGQLGEEPAGQVTFLIDEIESHLHPAWQRSVVPAVLSAMQELNPDAEVQLLAATHSPLIMASIEPEFDAGTDAWFDLDFEQEGVVLRRRDFEKRGDAATWLISEAFDLSSGRPLEYERLVDDAQALLNDEDPDLERIRQMNDDLLAALSPKDYFLLNWHHICRKKGWPT